TGCCAATACATTATCTTCATTCTGTTCCAGATTGTAATCCCTAATGAAAAAAATAGCTCCATGAGCAAAAGCCCCGGTCATGATGAACCCTGCAATGTATTGGTGATGAGTATATAAAGCAGCTTGAGTAGTAAAGTCTTGTGCTATGAATACATAAGCAGGTAAAGAGTACATATGTTGAGCTACTAAGGAAGTAATAACCCCTAAGGAAGCTAAAGCAAGACCTAATTGAAAATGAATCGAATTATTAATTGTATCATAAAGGCCTTTATGCCCACGTCCTAATCGACCTCCCGGAGGAGTATGTGCTTCTAAAAGATCTTTGATACTGTGCCCAATTCTGAAGTTAATTCGATACATATGACTGGCAATgagaaaaataaatgcaataGCTAAATAATGATGAGCAATATCGGTCAGCCACAAACTTTGTGTTTGTGGATGGAATCCCCCAAGAAGGGTCAGAATGGCAGTTTCCCGCTCCTTGAGTGGTACCAAATAAATGATTACTCGAATCAGGATTTTTGGCATAAAGATTCCACTGACCCGTCAGaagtgatgaggacatccctaGTACCCAATCTTCTCCACCTGCTAATAAAAGTGCATCTGATATAGTGGGTACAATTACAAGGAGCAGAGCTAAACAACTTGGGTAGCAAATGCATTCTTTGGTGAACTCTAACCTTATCTTAACCAATCAGATTATTTCTGATCATCCTATTATTTTGAGTACTTGTTTAAATGTTCTTAGGAATGATGGAGTGAGCGAGCGTGCATGGGATGATGATGATTTCTGCCCTCCAACACTATAGTGATCAGCTTGCTTTTTAGTGGGCTAAAACTTGTTTAAATAACAAATGGAACATGACAGGTGCAAGCTAAACTTAAACCTCATTTAATATTTATATTCGAAGTATTTCTACCATGCTCCACATATTAATTGCAGGAATAAGGAGCCTGGACGTGCATAGAGAGGATGGACCATTCAGCTACCATGCGAATCAGTTGTGGCTGTGCAAAACAAATAAATTCGTGAGTTAGGAAGACAACCAGCCACCAAACTGCTGCTTCACACACGCATTAAAATAGAAGATGAAGACCAACCATGCAAAGTGCTCCACTAGGATATCAATGCAAGGACTGCTGCAACTTCCCACTACAAGTTCTCAATTAAGTCTTAATCTGAACTGAAATCCGCACTAGtgtttatgtgttatatatatccaTGTAATAGTCAGCATAAAGAACTTTTGGCTGCCAATTCCGAAATACAAACACTTTGAGTTCTCCTTTGAATGTGAGTCTTGAGAGGCTTGCAGACTTGTTCTTTCGATTCCTGAGGGAGTTGTAGAACGCCAAACTGTGGTTCACCCAGTTTGTGCCTTCAAGTCTACACGGCGTGATTGCGTGGGCTGTTTTGTTGGTACGTGGAAGGGTGATTGTCTCGGTAGTTTGTCGCGTGTGCAGACTCGCGGTGCGCTGCCTCTTCACCAGGTCACGCAACGATAGTTATCAGATTGGATCCTTCGAGAAGATCGGGACACAACTTCGCTCACGCGTGATCTGCACGCGTGCATCTGTCATCTGGTATCAAAGCCTCCGTTGACTCGGTAGGATCATTCTTGCTTCTGGTAGGATAGATTTTTATATACCTACAGTCCACAAAAGCCACAAAAAAATAGACCTATCGCCTCTCATTTGTGCAGCTGATTCGTAGTTTGCATTATCGAGTTTTCAATCCTTAGAGACTTGTCTAGTTGCTAATTTCAGTTGGTCTGATCTCTCctaatctgatttttttttattttttttctttctttctccacgTCTTGCTGACCTTTACCCTTGATCTGATCTTCATTTGTTCTTTGAAACTTCTAAAAAAAAACCACCCATCCCACCCTTGCTTGGTTCCACATCGGGCACGCATTCAGCACCAGAATTCTTGTTTCTTATGCTGCCATCCTTGATTAAAAATGGTGTATCGTATTTGTGAAAAGgtactgaaaaaaaaagagttggaagaaagaaaggaaactAGTGGTTCagttgacaaaaaaaaagagagagaaagaattctgtaaaaaaaaacatcaaggAGACGTATGGGTATTTGCAAGACATAAGGGGTTTCAGCAGCAATTTGTTTGGTGCCAATTGTTCCCTTCAGTCCACTTCTTTTACATTTGGTCCTTTCCTTTCCACCTATTTTTTTCTTGTGATCAGAAACTTCGACTCGTGTTCACTTGTGGATTATTATTCGATTTTGCATCTCTACTTTTCAGTGCACTACACATATATTTTACCGCACCAAACTCCACTCAAAGCATCGTGAGCTGTTGCaccatcgtctctggaacaatcaCTCTTCCACTGCAGATTGCTGCCCCGGCTCTTGACCTTTCAGGAAGAGAAAGAACTTGTTCATTAAGTGATGAGGGAGTGTTCCACAtataaacattttttttcttttactacTCTAACATGGGTGACCAAGGTGGTCCTATTTCTGCTGCAGAGTTTCAGGATATGCGTGAACAAATGAACCAATTGAGACAACAGCTACAAGCACTTCAATGTAACCTACGCCATGCACCTAATAGGGAGGATCAACATGATGATGGAGAACATGTAGAGGACGATGATCCTGCTGCCTTGGAGGCTGAGGCTGCACGTCATGCCGCTGCAGGAGGCGGTGGCCACGGAcatggtgctggtggtggtcaTGGTGCTGGTTTTGGCAATTTTAGTGTACCTAATATGTGGCCACAATTTTTTGGTCGTGCACGTCGTGTTCCTATTATTGGCACTGCAGATTTTGACAGTGATGCTGATTTTGATTATCAAAACGACCATCTAGCAGGGCACTATGGTAACCATGGTggtcatgatgatgatcatggAGGTGCTCCCTTTGGTCATTTTGGTGCTTTTGGTAACCACCAATTTGCTGGTAATGATGGCCACCGTGATCGGCGTCATGGAGCTCCTGACCGCCGCCATAATGATGATGGTTTGGGCGAAGTTAAAGTGAACATACCTGCATTTACCGGCAAGGAAAATGCTGATGCTTATTATGAGTGGGAGACCAAGGTGGATCAGATATTTGATTTATATGAATACCCAGCTGAGAAGAAAGCAAAATTGGCAGCAATTGAATTCAGAGGTTGTGCCATCACAGGGGGAATCAAGTACGTGCAGAATTCCATCGTGTGGGACATGATCATATCACTTGGGAAGACATGAAGAGGGAAATGAGACATTTTGTTCCTGCATATTATTCTCGTGACTTACATTTGTAGCTGAAACGCCTTGTGCAAGGTGATAGAAGCGCTGATGAGTATTTACAAGAAATGGAAATGTGCCTCCTTCGTACAGGGATAACTGAGGATGAAGAATCCACCATGGCTCGTTTCTTGGTTGGACTAAATAAGCCAATGGCTAACAAAGTGGACATGACCAGTTACACCAATCTCAcggaattggtgcattttgctaAAAGGGCTGAATGACAGTTGGCTGATTCTTATAATAAGAGTCATGTCTCATTTCCACTAATAATAGTAATACTCCATGGTGCAACCAACAACAGCAAGGGTCTGGGGTCCACACATCTTCTGCCACTTCTACTCCATCTTGTGCAGCCCCTCGTTCAGTTTCAGGTTCTGCAAAAACAAATTGATGCAAAAGGCAAAACTGTGAATTCCAGTCAGTCCAACTCCTCCAATGCTACAGCCTAGAGGAAGATGAGTAAGATTGAGTGTTGTAAGTGTGGTGGTCATGGGCATAAGCAAGCTGAATGCCCCAACAGGCGTGCTATTATAGCACTTGCTGATGGTTCTTATGATTCTCAGAGtgaagaggaggacgagcctGATACTATAGCATTTGCGGATGATACTCTTGACACTTGTGAGTATCAAGCAGAGGATGGTGAATATGAGTTAGGCTTGAATTGTTTGGCCATTCaattgtggcggaaccacccaaaataaattggattagtgcgctaaccatcgttgcaaaggCAACTCTGATCCAACTCGCACGTACCTCGGCGGTTCCTCGAGTAAaatctcgattaaagccacaaaAACCGGGATCGAATAAGCAaacctcacacgaaggtgagtccagagagtacaacaacacgcatttcatacatcacagagtcttgcagaggaatttaaaattattacaaaccatctCTGAAAGTAAAGACAGTAGTACTACAGAAGTTTTATCTACAACAGTCCATCAGAGTTCATTTATTCAGTGGAAGGTAAAAGCACGATAACTAGCGATAACATGACAtctcgataaagcccatacTCTCATCACTCAGTAGGAGAAGCGTCAGCACTAGCTGAGGATCCAACCCACATCACAGACCAACTCGGAGGTAAAGCAGTTAAATCAGCAACTATATCCTCAAAGTTCTCACCTGAAatcaaagccacaagcaaggctgagtatactaatactcagcaagacttaaccgtcaatggatataacttagtccacttaactagacatgcatggctttttggctggaggggtttgttttgccgaaaagcaactagtagtagatccttacttttcGATTTTAGCTTTtataattctagttcaattaaccattctagataaGCATCTATCTCTAATCATCCATGTTGGAAACAATTAATCAACCAttaatattcatcatcatcatcttccacttgttactctatgtggcaaatgtgttaagcagtctcattatccgtgagcggcggaacgattcgaatcgagtttaataaccttgcaaggcaaacctaacacacacgcatggggagcgAAGTCACCcatgcaacatttcccctttcttctcgTTTCGCgggacaggcccaccgccctcgactacaagtATGATGACTCTGCACCCACTGACGGTGGGGTGGTATGTCCCACGCCATGGTCCAATCAGGTTAtttgcttaccgattaccatattcttaGCATCTGGTTAGTACATTCAAATGCTTAACaaagctaccacacactgcggccttagtacATTTTCACTAAACCGACGGGGTCTCAACCACAAATATCATCCCatgaccccgcccgtaaaccttatggTTGCAGTATGTGATAAACCAGTCagatcctataatctcgcgagtagcaggaaactactcgacttttaccagtcCTAGTTAGCAGAGCATCTAGTCGAGCTTAACCTCTAGTATTCAAAACATGGGTACCTAgaatcatgcatctatggtttcaaCCAACGCCTCaatgtaaatgcacaataaataatATTACACAATAGATTGCATAGATTAAAAATATAGGCATtagatgcaccggggcttgcctacCTAGGCAAAAAttttagccttgggctcttccgaacattggtccgggtcttcagcaATTTTTAGTTAGACTAGCTTGAGCTTCATGTCATTCGTTCTCAGACTTGGCACCATCTCGCTTGTTCTGTCGATGAGAGCAGTCGCGTCTATATGAATGCCAAGCGTTCATGTTACAAAAATGACAACAAATTACATttcctttccttcactataaagttgtagcaCAAGTTTCATTATGAAATTTCATTATTACATTttcttgggcaatcatttatagagtagtaattacTTGACTTAAACTGATTAAGCAGGATTTGCTGTT
The nucleotide sequence above comes from Panicum virgatum strain AP13 chromosome 3K, P.virgatum_v5, whole genome shotgun sequence. Encoded proteins:
- the LOC120699185 gene encoding uncharacterized protein LOC120699185, producing MGDQGGPISAAEFQDMREQMNQLRQQLQALQCNLRHAPNREDQHDDGEHVEDDDPAALEAEAARHAAAGGGGHGHGAGGGHGAGFGNFSVPNMWPQFFGRARRVPIIGTADFDSDADFDYQNDHLAGHYGNHGGHDDDHGGAPFGHFGAFGNHQFAGNDGHRDRRHGAPDRRHNDDGLGEVKVNIPAFTGKENADAYYEWETKVDQIFDLYEYPAEKKAKLAAIEFRGCAITGGIKYVQNSIVWDMIISLGKT